The following are encoded together in the Humulus lupulus chromosome 5, drHumLupu1.1, whole genome shotgun sequence genome:
- the LOC133778468 gene encoding BTB/POZ domain-containing protein At1g63850, whose product MAAAATTTSTTTTTTAHLKVQAQPIRPKRRKCRETTISTSAAVAGVGNGVNSTGYYLNHRRKLDPPAPTVVSPDNSWCCPASKPTISSSSHSHSHPPPPPPPPSPPAQPRQRVKEIPVKESKPAQQVASSGPLSSPASSPSSFRIRLSPGSLSPVMDFTTASPTPTSNSVNGNGYSGHHDSFPSSFSKFNSVLTAGLLNPMSPPPPTDKTRSSPTLFEMMASEPDIHPRTQIQSSNVTVANHRNHTTITVQDRQALMMQRIAEILGSRSPGNQFNDPSSSDIKLTLSSRDGFSITMNVHRQILVAHSRFFAVKLSDRWAKQQRTTSSTPHIVEIADCEDVEVYIETLRLMYCKDLRKKLMRDDVPRVLGILKVSAAIGFDAGVLSCLEYLEAAPWAEDEEEKVASLLSELRLEGVGAGEVLKRVSVEVTNGTEDANDNEEVLLKLLHVVLEGKDEKARREMKGLVLKMLRENASQNDLRKESLYSACDGCLTLLRQHFMRAVDSDLKEVNQIARQADNLHWILDILIDRQIAEDFLKTWASQTELSEVHSKVPAVHRFEISRVTARLFVGIGKGQLLASKDVRCMLLRTWLVPFYDDFGWMRRASKGLDRHLIEDGLSNTILTLPLAWQQDILLAWFNRFLNSAEDCPNIQRGFEVWWRRAFWRRGGEQERSRSLRIMNATIENS is encoded by the exons ATGGCAGCAGCAGCTACAaccactagtactactactactacgactgcCCACCTTAAAGTTCAAGCCCAACCCATTAGGCCCAAACGCCGAAAGTGTCGAGAAACCACAATTTCCACCTCCGCCGCCGTCGCTGGGGTCGGGAACGGTGTGAACTCTACTGGGTATTACCTTAATCATCGCCGGAAGCTTGACCCACCGGCGCCCACTGTAGTCTCTCCGGATAACTCTTGGTGTTGTCCTGCTTCCAAGCCCACTATTTCCTCTTCTTCTCATTCTCATTCTcaccctcctcctcctcccccgccgccATCTCCGCCGGCGCAGCCTCGCCAGAGGGTAAAGGAAATCCCGGTTAAGGAATCAAAACCAGCGCAGCAGGTTGCCTCGTCGGGTCCGTTGTCTTCGCCGGCTTCGTCTCCTTCCTCATTTAGGATCCGCTTATCGCCGGGGAGTCTCTCGCCGGTTATGGATTTCACGACCGCTTCTCCTACTCCAACGAGTAACTCCGTAAATGGGAACGGTTACTCGGGTCACCACGATTCGTTCCCCTCGAGCTTTAGCAAGTTCAATTCGGTGCTTACGGCTGGGCTCTTGAACCCAATGTCGCCACCGCCGCCTACTGATAAGACCCGATCAAGCCCGACCCTTTTCGAAATGATGGCGAGCGAGCCTGATATCCACCCCAGAACCCAGATCCAATCGAGCAACGTCACTGTGGCTAATCATAGGAACCATACTACTATTACGGTCCAGGACAGACAGGCCTTGATGATGCAGCGGATTGCGGAGATTTTGGGGTCTAGGAGCCCTGGTAACCAGTTCAACGACCCGTCTTCTAGTGATATCAAGCTCACGTTGAGCTCCCGGGATGGGTTTAGCATTACCATGAATGTTCACCGCCAGATTCTCGTTGCGCACAGTCGTTTCTTTGCGGTGAAGCTTTCCGACAGGTGGGCGAAGCAGCAGCGAACGACGTCGTCTACGCCTCACATTGTTGAGATTGCCGACTGTGAAGACGTCGAGGTTTATATCGAGACTTTGCGGTTAATGTACTGTAAGGATCTGAGAAAGAAGCTCATGAGGGATGATGTTCCTAGAGTTCTTGGCATTTTAAAG GTTTCAGCTGCAATTGGGTTCGATGCTGGTGTTTTATCTTGTTTGGAGTACTTAGAAGCTGCGCCATGGGCTGAGGATGAAGAAGAGAAGGTGGCCTCGCTTTTGTCGGAGCTCCGGCTGGAAGGGGTTGGTGCAGGGGAAGTTCTAAAGAGAGTTTCAGTTGAAGTTACTAATGGAACTGAAGATGCAAATGACAATGAGGAGGTGCTTCTCAAACTTTTACATGTGGTTCTTGAAGGTAAAGATGAGAAGGCGAGGAGGGAGATGAAAGGTTTGGTGTTGAAGATGCTGCGTGAGAATGCGTCACAAAATGATCTCAGGAAAGAGTCTTTGTATTCTGCTTGTGATGGTTGCTTGACGTTGCTTCGCCAACACTTTATGCGGGCGGTGGATTCGGACCTCAAAGAAGTGAATCAGATTGCAAGGCAAGCGGATAATCTACACTGGATTCTTGATATCTTGATTGACAGACAGATTGCTGAGGATTTCTTGAAAACATGGGCATCTCAAACTGAGTTGTCTGAAGTGCATTCTAAAGTTCCTGCGGTTCATAGGTTTGAGATTAGCAGAGTCACAGCTCGCCTATTTGTTGGTATTGGAAAAGGGCAGCTCTTGGCTTCCAAGGATGTAAGATGTATGCTTTTACGAACGTGGTTGGTGCCATTTTATGATGATTTTGGGTGGATGAGAAGGGCCTCGAAAGGTCTAGATAGACACTTGATTGAGGATGGTCTCAGCAATACGATTCTTACTCTTCCATTAGCTTGGCAACAGGATATCTTGCTTGCTTGGTTTAATAGATTCTTGAACTCTGCTGAAGATTGCCCGAACATACAAAGAGGGTTTGAAGTTTGGTGGAGGAGGGCCTTTTGGAGACGCGGTGGGGAGCAGGAAAGGTCAAGATCACTGCGGATTATGAATGCCACCATTGAGAATTCTTAG
- the LOC133778469 gene encoding phosphoglycerate mutase-like protein AT74H — MASLLPLSLSLSSSSISHTRLNTATTTTILCSSSNSNPSEANGSLSGFFPKNRQQQVNSAVTTPPMTPPPRPRRIILVRHGESEGNIDESVYTRTADPKISLTKRGIAQAEESGIAIREMIERDGVPDWKVYFYVSPYRRTRETLRGLGRAFDRSRIAGVREEPRLREQDFGNFQDRERMRHEKTLRTLYGRFFFRFPNGESAADVYDRITGFRETLKSDIDVGRFQPPGERNTGMNLVIVSHGLTLRVFLMRWYKWTVEQFEGLNNFGNGKMIVMEKGYRGRYSLLVHHSEEELREFGLTDAMLTDQEWQKFAKPGELNYDCPTLNAFFPHLDEECAVK; from the exons ATGGCGTCACTTCTTCCTCTCTCACTTTCACTCTCCTCCTCTTCGATTTCTCACACAAGACTCAAcactgctacaactactactatacTGTGCAGTTCATCGAATTCCAACCCGAGCGAGGCCAATGGCTCCCTGTCTGGTTTTTTCCCGAAAAATCGACAACAGCAAGTGAATTCGGCTGTAACAACTCCACCGATGACGCCGCCGCCGAGGCCTCGCCGGATAATCCTAGTCCGCCATGGAGAGAGCGAAGGGAACATCGACGAGAGCGTTTACACGAGAACCGCGGATCCCAAGATCTCGCTGACGAAGAGAGGAATTGCTCAAGCTGAGGAGAGTGGGATTGCGATTAGGGAAATGATCGAGAGAGACGGAGTCCCTGATTGGAAGGTCTACTTCTACGTTTCGCCTTACAGAAGAACCCGAGAAACTCTCCGTGGCTTGGGTCGAGCTTTCGATCGATCCAGAATCGCCGGAGTCAGGGAAGAGCCTCGTCTTCGAGAACAAGATTTTG GGAATTTTCAGGATAGGGAGAGAATGAGGCACGAGAAGACGCTCCGTACACTTTATGGGCGATTCTTCTTTCGATTCCCTAATGGAGAATCGGCTGCTGATGTTTATGATAGGATTACTG GGTTCAGAGAAACGCTGAAATCAGATATTGATGTAGGGAGATTTCAGCCACCAGGGGAAAGAAACACAGGAATGAATTTGGTGATAGTTTCACATGGTTTGACTCTTAGAGTGTTTCTGATGAGATGGTACAAATGGACTGTAGAACAATTCGAAGGATTGAATAACTTTGGCAATGGGAAGATGATAGTTATGGAGAAAGGTTATAGGGGAAG GTATAGTTTGTTGGTACATCACAGTGAAGAAGAGCTAAGAGAGTTTGGTTTGACAGATGCTATGCTTACTGATCAGGAATG GCAAAAATTTGCAAAACCTGGAGAGCTGAACTATGACTGCCCAACTTTGAATGCCTTCTTCCCTCACTTGGATGAAGAGTGTGCTGTAAAATAA